A single Microbacterium protaetiae DNA region contains:
- a CDS encoding gamma-glutamylcyclotransferase family protein, translating to MPETPTNQLLFTYGTLQHDDVQLDTFGRLVEGSDDELVGYVLDDAPIDDPRVVALSGLAIHTVARATGDDADRVPGKALWISEAELAAADDYEVALYRRVQAPLASGRTAWTYVTA from the coding sequence GTGCCCGAGACACCCACCAACCAGCTTTTGTTCACCTACGGCACGCTGCAGCATGACGACGTGCAGCTCGATACATTCGGGCGTCTTGTCGAGGGCTCCGACGACGAACTCGTCGGCTATGTGCTCGACGATGCGCCGATCGACGATCCGCGGGTGGTCGCACTGTCGGGGCTGGCCATCCACACCGTGGCCCGCGCCACCGGCGACGATGCCGACCGGGTGCCCGGCAAGGCGCTGTGGATCAGCGAGGCCGAACTCGCCGCCGCCGACGATTACGAGGTCGCTCTGTATCGGCGGGTGCAGGCGCCGCTGGCCAGCGGTCGCACGGCATGGACGTACGTGACGGCATGA
- a CDS encoding DUF445 domain-containing protein, whose translation MAHTPTALLSPADRVRRGALRRMKAIALGALIFLAIVFAVSFALEERLPALAYVRAAAEGGMVGALADWFAVTALFRHPLGLPIPHTAIIPTRKDEIGHTLGEFIETNFLSGPVVRAKLESTSIARRLGGWLAEPAHAERVAAEASGVAAAVLTALSDADVQDVLEDLAREHLVAPEWGPPAGAWLARVTDAGAHHGAVDLAVDSIASWLEANRPSFEGLVSRRLPGWVPKLAHRFVDDTVYHEAVKFVAAVRADPRHPARTAIDDYLARLADRLQHDPAMIGRVEDAKSTVFDSPRVRELAARVWETAKSGLLVSLADPASGLRTRATAALAEIGGRLQTEPALQRRVDGWVTDAAALLVDRYRHDIASIITDTIERWDAAETTEKIELMVGRDLQYIRLNGTVVGALAGVAIFTVAHLILRL comes from the coding sequence ATGGCGCACACCCCCACAGCTCTGCTCAGTCCCGCCGACCGGGTCAGGCGTGGCGCGCTGCGCCGGATGAAAGCCATAGCGCTGGGTGCGCTGATCTTTCTCGCGATCGTTTTCGCCGTCTCTTTCGCCCTCGAAGAGCGCCTGCCCGCACTCGCCTACGTGCGGGCGGCGGCCGAGGGCGGCATGGTGGGCGCGCTCGCCGACTGGTTCGCGGTGACCGCTTTGTTCCGGCATCCCCTCGGCCTGCCGATTCCGCACACCGCGATCATCCCCACCCGCAAAGACGAGATCGGACACACCCTCGGCGAGTTCATCGAGACGAACTTCTTGTCAGGACCGGTCGTGCGCGCCAAGCTCGAATCGACCTCGATCGCCCGTCGACTGGGTGGCTGGCTGGCCGAGCCGGCGCACGCCGAGCGGGTCGCCGCCGAGGCATCGGGCGTGGCCGCGGCGGTGCTGACGGCGCTCAGCGACGCCGATGTGCAGGACGTGCTCGAAGACCTCGCCCGGGAACACCTCGTCGCCCCTGAATGGGGGCCGCCCGCGGGTGCGTGGCTGGCGCGGGTGACCGATGCCGGAGCCCATCATGGCGCCGTCGACCTGGCCGTGGACAGCATAGCGTCATGGCTCGAGGCCAATCGCCCCTCCTTTGAGGGCCTGGTCTCGCGCCGGCTTCCAGGTTGGGTCCCCAAGCTCGCCCACCGGTTCGTCGACGACACCGTGTACCACGAGGCGGTCAAGTTCGTGGCGGCGGTGCGGGCCGACCCGCGGCATCCCGCCCGCACGGCGATCGACGACTACCTGGCCCGCCTCGCCGACCGGCTGCAGCATGACCCCGCCATGATCGGGCGGGTCGAAGACGCCAAATCCACCGTGTTCGACAGCCCGCGGGTACGCGAGCTCGCCGCCCGTGTCTGGGAGACCGCGAAGAGTGGACTGCTGGTATCGCTCGCAGACCCCGCCAGCGGGCTGCGCACGCGGGCGACTGCGGCCCTCGCCGAGATCGGCGGCCGGCTGCAGACCGAGCCGGCCCTGCAGCGCCGGGTCGACGGCTGGGTGACCGACGCGGCCGCGTTGCTGGTCGACCGGTACCGGCACGACATCGCCTCGATCATCACCGACACCATCGAGCGGTGGGATGCCGCCGAGACGACCGAGAAGATCGAGCTGATGGTCGGCCGCGACCTGCAGTACATCCGCCTGAACGGCACCGTGGTGGGCGCATTGGCCGGGGTTGCCATTTTCACAGTCGCCCACCTGATCCTCAGACTCTGA
- the hutU gene encoding urocanate hydratase: MNGARPVTAPRGPQRTAKSWGAEAAKRMLMNNLDPEVAEHPDDLVVYGGTGRAARSWEAFDAIVRTLDELEPDETLLVQSGKPVGVFRTHEWAPRVLIANSNLVGDWATWPEFRRLEALGLTMYGQMTAGSWIYIGTQGILQGTYETFAAVARSLGRDSLAGTLTLTAGCGGMGGAQPLAVTMNDGAVLIVDVDESRLARRVAKRYLDEYTTDLDDAVARVLAAKSEGRALSVGVVGNAAEVFPELLRRGIPIDIVTDQTSAHDPLAYLPTGIAFADWKREAARDPEGFTARARASMAAHVDAMVGFLDVGAAVFDYGNSIRAEAKLGGSERAFAFPGFVPAYIRPLFCEGKGPFRWAALSGDPEDIYKTDQAITELFPEDAALHRWLQRARERVEFEGLPARICWLGYKERHLAGLKFNEMVAAGELSAPIVIGRDHLDAGSVASPYRETEAMADGSDAIADWPLLNALLNTASGASWVSIHHGGGVGIGRSIHAGQVTVADGTELAAEKLARVLTNDPGTGVMRHVDAGYPRAREVARERGLQVPMLATE; encoded by the coding sequence ATGAACGGAGCACGTCCGGTGACCGCGCCGCGCGGTCCTCAGCGCACCGCGAAGAGCTGGGGCGCCGAGGCCGCCAAGCGCATGCTGATGAACAACCTCGACCCCGAGGTGGCCGAGCATCCCGACGATCTGGTCGTCTACGGCGGCACCGGGCGCGCGGCGCGCAGCTGGGAGGCCTTCGACGCGATAGTGCGCACGCTCGACGAGCTCGAGCCCGACGAGACGCTGCTCGTGCAGTCGGGCAAGCCGGTGGGCGTGTTCCGCACGCACGAGTGGGCGCCGCGGGTGCTGATCGCCAACTCGAACCTCGTCGGCGACTGGGCCACCTGGCCCGAGTTCCGTCGGCTAGAGGCACTCGGCCTGACGATGTACGGCCAGATGACGGCCGGGTCATGGATCTACATCGGCACCCAGGGCATTCTGCAGGGAACGTACGAGACCTTCGCGGCGGTCGCGCGGTCGCTCGGTCGTGACTCGCTGGCCGGCACTTTGACGCTGACCGCCGGATGCGGCGGCATGGGCGGCGCGCAGCCGTTGGCGGTCACCATGAACGACGGGGCCGTGCTCATCGTCGATGTCGATGAGTCACGGCTGGCCCGCCGCGTCGCCAAGCGCTACCTCGATGAATACACGACCGACCTCGACGACGCGGTGGCGCGGGTTCTCGCGGCCAAGAGCGAGGGCCGGGCGCTGTCGGTCGGTGTGGTCGGCAACGCGGCCGAGGTGTTCCCCGAACTTCTTCGCCGCGGCATCCCGATCGACATCGTCACCGACCAGACCAGCGCACACGATCCGCTGGCCTACCTGCCCACCGGCATCGCGTTCGCCGACTGGAAGCGCGAGGCAGCCCGCGACCCCGAGGGATTCACCGCGCGTGCGCGGGCATCGATGGCGGCGCACGTGGACGCCATGGTCGGATTCCTCGACGTCGGTGCGGCGGTGTTCGACTACGGCAACTCGATCCGCGCCGAGGCAAAGCTGGGTGGCAGCGAGCGGGCGTTCGCGTTCCCCGGCTTCGTGCCCGCCTACATCCGGCCGCTGTTCTGCGAGGGCAAGGGCCCGTTCCGCTGGGCGGCCCTGTCGGGCGATCCCGAAGACATCTACAAGACCGATCAGGCGATCACCGAGCTCTTCCCCGAGGATGCCGCGCTGCACCGCTGGCTTCAGCGGGCGCGCGAGCGCGTCGAGTTCGAGGGACTTCCGGCCCGCATCTGCTGGCTCGGCTATAAGGAGCGGCACCTGGCCGGGCTGAAGTTCAACGAGATGGTCGCCGCGGGCGAGCTCAGCGCCCCGATCGTGATCGGCCGCGACCACCTCGACGCCGGCTCGGTGGCCAGCCCGTACCGCGAGACCGAGGCGATGGCCGACGGCTCTGACGCCATCGCCGACTGGCCGCTGCTGAACGCCCTGCTGAACACCGCGTCGGGAGCGAGCTGGGTGTCGATCCATCACGGTGGCGGGGTGGGCATCGGCCGCTCGATCCACGCCGGTCAGGTCACGGTCGCCGACGGCACCGAGCTTGCCGCCGAGAAACTCGCGCGCGTGCTGACCAACGACCCCGGCACGGGAGTCATGCGGCACGTGGATGCCGGATACCCGCGCGCCCGCGAGGTGGCGCGCGAGCGCGGCCTGCAGGTGCCGATGCTCGCGACGGAGTGA
- a CDS encoding formimidoylglutamate deiminase produces the protein MITAAHCRAALVDGAFADDVRITAREGVVVGVTSGVPAQPGDTRLGVVVPGFVNAHSHAFHRLLRGRTHGGGGDFWVWREQMYQAAAELTPESYRELAERVFVEMRDAGYTAVGEFHYVHHRPDGTAYPDHAMERALAEAAVAAGIRLVLLDTCYLRGGVGHDLSDRQRRFGDRDVHAWLERWHALREAVAGPLVSVGAAVHSVRAVTPADLAVIGQELPADVPLHVHVSEQPAENDACRQAYSLTPTALLAEHGLVRPTLSAVHATHLTEHDIALLGAAGASVVMCPTTEADLGDGIGPAPELLSAGATLAIGSDQHAVIDPFEELARLELDQRLRAQRRGIFTPAQLWHAGSAGGARALGLPGWSERVGLRPGIPFDAVEVDAATSRTRDADIGQLPLVARAADVTSTIVGGILTRREAP, from the coding sequence GTGATCACCGCGGCGCACTGCCGGGCGGCACTGGTCGACGGCGCCTTCGCCGACGATGTGCGAATCACCGCGCGCGAGGGGGTCGTTGTCGGCGTGACCTCGGGTGTTCCCGCACAACCCGGCGACACCCGGCTGGGTGTCGTGGTTCCGGGGTTTGTCAACGCGCACTCGCACGCCTTTCATCGCCTGCTGCGCGGACGCACGCACGGTGGCGGCGGCGACTTCTGGGTCTGGCGCGAGCAGATGTACCAGGCGGCGGCTGAACTGACCCCCGAGTCATACCGCGAGCTCGCCGAGCGCGTGTTCGTGGAGATGCGGGATGCCGGATACACCGCCGTCGGCGAGTTCCACTACGTGCACCATCGGCCCGATGGCACGGCCTACCCCGACCATGCGATGGAACGGGCTCTGGCCGAGGCGGCGGTGGCCGCCGGCATCCGGCTCGTGCTGTTGGACACGTGTTACCTGCGCGGGGGAGTGGGGCACGATCTCTCCGACCGACAGCGCCGGTTCGGCGACCGCGATGTGCACGCCTGGCTTGAACGCTGGCACGCGCTGCGCGAGGCGGTGGCCGGGCCCCTCGTGTCGGTGGGCGCCGCCGTCCACTCGGTGCGGGCGGTGACTCCCGCCGACCTGGCCGTGATCGGGCAGGAGCTGCCGGCCGACGTGCCGCTGCATGTGCACGTGTCGGAGCAGCCGGCCGAGAACGACGCCTGCCGGCAGGCGTACTCACTCACGCCGACGGCGCTGCTGGCTGAACACGGCCTGGTGCGCCCGACCCTGTCGGCCGTGCATGCGACGCACCTGACCGAACACGACATCGCCCTGCTGGGGGCCGCGGGCGCTTCGGTCGTGATGTGCCCCACGACCGAGGCCGACCTCGGCGACGGCATCGGTCCCGCCCCCGAACTGCTCTCGGCCGGCGCGACGCTCGCCATCGGATCCGACCAGCACGCGGTCATCGATCCGTTTGAAGAGCTCGCGCGACTCGAGCTCGACCAGCGGCTGCGCGCGCAGCGACGCGGCATCTTCACGCCCGCGCAGCTGTGGCACGCCGGGTCGGCCGGCGGGGCGCGGGCGCTGGGGCTGCCCGGGTGGTCCGAGCGCGTCGGCTTGCGCCCCGGCATCCCTTTCGATGCCGTCGAGGTGGATGCCGCAACGTCGCGCACGCGCGATGCCGACATCGGGCAGCTGCCGCTCGTGGCACGCGCGGCGGATGTCACATCTACCATCGTCGGCGGCATACTGACTCGCAGGGAGGCGCCATGA
- a CDS encoding response regulator, whose protein sequence is MTRVLIADDQELVRTGFRLILDLEPDMEVVGEAADGAACVRAVAREDPDVVLMDVRMPQLDGIQATRALTAAGSRARVLVLTTFDLDEYVYEALRAGAVGFLLKDAPREQLVSAIRQAAVGEALLAPSVTRRLIERFVDGAPTDTVLRGRIEALSAREREVLTLVAQGMSNAEIARTLFIGDATVKTHIARMLAKLGARDRVQAIVMAYESRFVTPRA, encoded by the coding sequence GTGACCCGCGTGTTGATCGCCGACGACCAGGAACTCGTGCGCACCGGGTTTCGCCTGATCCTCGACCTGGAGCCCGACATGGAAGTGGTGGGCGAGGCCGCAGACGGTGCCGCCTGCGTGCGCGCGGTCGCACGCGAAGACCCCGACGTGGTGCTGATGGACGTGCGGATGCCGCAGCTCGACGGCATCCAGGCGACGCGGGCTCTCACCGCGGCCGGCAGCCGCGCGCGCGTGCTCGTGCTGACCACGTTCGACCTCGACGAGTACGTGTACGAGGCACTGCGTGCCGGAGCCGTCGGGTTCCTGCTCAAGGACGCCCCGCGCGAGCAGTTGGTCTCGGCGATCCGCCAGGCGGCGGTCGGCGAGGCGCTGCTGGCACCATCGGTGACGCGCCGGCTCATCGAGCGGTTCGTGGACGGGGCACCGACAGACACGGTGCTGCGCGGCCGGATCGAGGCGCTGAGCGCGCGCGAACGCGAGGTACTCACCTTGGTCGCGCAGGGCATGTCGAACGCCGAGATCGCCCGCACGCTTTTCATCGGCGACGCGACGGTCAAGACGCACATCGCCCGGATGCTCGCCAAGCTCGGGGCGCGCGACCGGGTGCAGGCGATAGTGATGGCCTACGAGAGCCGGTTCGTGACGCCACGCGCGTGA
- a CDS encoding sensor histidine kinase produces MRRAFSRWRRRTVWGLPTPDVVLAVVLLLIAVGSVVTGNPNEGPLAVTVPVAIVSTLALAWRRRHPLLMIALVTAAGMGQTLMSTSPGSLWSLVVEAVALYSAAAYLSEAVAAVAGTVFVVVLLLEERIDNGVDYVFILLLFGGVWLLGRASAQWRGRVTAAERRQREAARLAVAEERVRIARDLHDVVAHSLSVIAVQSDAAEAALEIAPERALTPVRAIRTTAREALTDIRGMLDVLRTDDDELPGVESPGVSAITGLADAARSAGTPVALEVRLTRAPVTPGVDLAAYRIVQECLTNARRHAPGAATTVTIVQGDDALRVSVVTAAPAAPEPSAEGSGYGISGMRERAAALGGRLQAQPTADGGFEVEAVLPLGRRETT; encoded by the coding sequence ATGCGCCGGGCCTTCTCGCGATGGCGGCGTCGCACCGTGTGGGGCCTTCCCACACCCGACGTCGTGCTGGCGGTCGTCCTGCTGCTGATCGCGGTGGGCAGTGTGGTCACCGGAAACCCGAACGAGGGCCCCCTGGCGGTGACTGTTCCGGTGGCCATCGTCTCCACGCTTGCCCTGGCGTGGCGACGACGTCACCCGCTCCTGATGATCGCGCTTGTCACAGCGGCGGGCATGGGTCAGACCCTGATGTCGACATCGCCCGGCTCGCTGTGGTCGCTGGTGGTGGAGGCCGTGGCCCTGTATTCGGCGGCCGCTTATCTGTCTGAGGCGGTCGCCGCCGTTGCCGGGACCGTGTTCGTCGTGGTGCTGCTGCTCGAGGAGCGCATCGACAACGGTGTCGACTACGTGTTCATCCTGCTACTGTTCGGCGGCGTCTGGCTGCTCGGCCGTGCCAGTGCGCAGTGGCGCGGCCGCGTCACCGCGGCCGAGCGACGTCAGCGCGAGGCAGCACGGCTGGCGGTGGCAGAAGAGCGCGTGCGGATCGCCCGTGACCTGCACGACGTCGTCGCGCACAGCCTCAGCGTGATCGCGGTGCAGTCCGATGCCGCCGAGGCCGCGCTCGAGATCGCCCCGGAACGCGCGCTCACGCCGGTGCGAGCCATCCGCACCACGGCACGCGAGGCTCTCACCGATATCCGCGGCATGTTGGATGTGCTGCGCACCGACGACGATGAGCTGCCCGGTGTCGAGTCCCCCGGCGTGTCGGCGATCACCGGACTTGCCGATGCCGCGCGGTCGGCGGGCACTCCGGTGGCCCTCGAGGTTCGGCTCACGAGGGCGCCGGTCACACCAGGGGTCGACCTGGCCGCGTACCGCATCGTCCAGGAGTGCCTGACGAATGCGCGCCGGCACGCCCCCGGCGCCGCGACCACCGTGACGATCGTGCAGGGCGACGACGCGTTGCGGGTCTCGGTCGTGACCGCGGCGCCCGCAGCACCCGAGCCCTCGGCCGAGGGCTCGGGCTATGGCATCAGCGGCATGCGCGAGCGCGCCGCCGCACTCGGTGGCCGCCTGCAGGCGCAGCCGACCGCCGACGGCGGTTTCGAGGTCGAGGCTGTTCTGCCGCTTGGGCGACGGGAGACGACGTGA
- a CDS encoding metal-sensitive transcriptional regulator yields MIEDIKKRALHRTAILEGQLRGLSKMIENEDYCMDIIGQSRAIQKALESLDKLLLENHLRTHVTHMFEQGGQEREQAVAELLKAYDVGNRG; encoded by the coding sequence GTGATCGAAGACATCAAGAAGCGCGCGCTGCATCGCACGGCGATCCTTGAGGGCCAGCTGCGGGGGCTTTCGAAGATGATCGAGAACGAGGACTACTGCATGGACATCATCGGTCAGTCCCGCGCGATCCAGAAGGCGCTCGAATCCCTCGACAAGCTGCTGCTGGAAAACCACCTGCGCACGCACGTCACACACATGTTCGAGCAGGGCGGTCAGGAGAGAGAGCAGGCCGTCGCCGAGCTTCTGAAGGCCTATGACGTGGGTAACCGCGGATGA
- a CDS encoding allantoate amidohydrolase — protein MTVTARLAEIADIGRDAERGGYSRHLFDASDAPLRAWFHRSAEQLGLTVEEDGNANLWAWWGEPGAGAVATGSHLDSVPGGGAYDGPLGIAAAFEAVAQLRGARFAPARPIAVCAFAEEEGSRFGLPCLGTRLLTGSVDAALTLQRVDAASTTLADAWRESGRDPARVGADPARLARVSAFVELHVEQGRDLVDRGIPVSTAAAIIPHGRWHLTITGQGNHAGTTRMDQRADPVVAAARVVLAVQQAARGHAEARGTIGKLQVIPGGTNVIASRVEAWLDLRADRDDDVRALFETVIAGARAAVAQEGCLLEAQEESFTSRVDFDAALTARVTAALAPEFGAVPAIPTGAGHDAGILSAHLPTAMLFVRNPTGVSHAPEEGASDEDCEAGARALAATLHELAGAP, from the coding sequence ATGACCGTCACCGCACGTCTCGCCGAGATCGCCGACATCGGCCGTGACGCCGAGCGCGGCGGCTACTCGCGCCACCTCTTCGACGCGAGCGACGCGCCGTTGCGGGCATGGTTTCACCGCAGCGCCGAGCAGCTCGGCCTCACCGTGGAAGAAGACGGGAACGCGAACCTGTGGGCGTGGTGGGGTGAGCCGGGCGCCGGGGCGGTGGCCACCGGCAGCCACCTCGATTCGGTGCCCGGGGGCGGCGCCTACGACGGTCCGCTGGGCATCGCCGCCGCCTTCGAGGCCGTCGCGCAGCTGCGGGGCGCCCGCTTCGCGCCGGCACGCCCGATCGCGGTGTGCGCGTTCGCTGAAGAAGAGGGGTCGCGGTTCGGCCTGCCCTGCCTGGGCACGCGGCTGCTGACCGGATCGGTCGACGCCGCCCTCACGCTGCAGCGGGTGGATGCCGCAAGCACGACGCTCGCCGACGCCTGGCGGGAGTCCGGTCGTGACCCCGCACGGGTCGGCGCCGATCCGGCACGGCTCGCGCGAGTTTCGGCATTCGTCGAGCTGCACGTGGAGCAGGGGCGCGACCTGGTCGACCGCGGCATCCCGGTCTCCACGGCCGCGGCGATCATTCCACACGGGCGCTGGCATCTGACCATCACCGGCCAGGGCAACCACGCCGGCACCACGAGGATGGATCAGCGCGCCGATCCTGTGGTCGCGGCCGCCCGCGTCGTGCTGGCGGTGCAGCAGGCGGCGCGCGGGCATGCGGAAGCCCGCGGCACGATCGGCAAGCTGCAGGTGATCCCCGGTGGCACCAACGTCATAGCGTCGCGCGTGGAGGCCTGGCTCGATCTGCGCGCCGACCGTGACGACGACGTGCGCGCGCTGTTCGAGACCGTCATCGCCGGTGCCCGCGCAGCCGTGGCGCAGGAGGGCTGCCTGCTCGAGGCGCAGGAGGAATCGTTCACCTCACGGGTCGACTTCGACGCGGCCCTGACGGCGCGGGTCACTGCGGCCCTGGCGCCCGAGTTCGGTGCGGTGCCGGCCATTCCCACCGGTGCCGGGCACGATGCCGGCATCCTGTCGGCGCACCTGCCCACGGCCATGCTGTTCGTGCGCAACCCGACCGGTGTCTCGCACGCGCCCGAGGAGGGCGCGAGCGATGAAGACTGCGAGGCCGGTGCCCGTGCGCTTGCCGCGACACTGCACGAGTTGGCGGGTGCGCCGTGA
- a CDS encoding MFS transporter gives MAGYRDLLRTPGVGRIIAAQLTARFPSGMTSLAILLHVEHITGSYGAAGLVLAAASIGQAIAGPITSRWMGLWGMRRVLTLTTVVCAASITGIALFELPVPAFMVLGMLAGLSTPPVQPAVRTIYPKMVNSRQLTPLFSLDASLQEIIWILAPVVVTFVSTQISTVVGLLAIVVILLGGAAWFISSPELGQVRIPRSKRRFGKVLSRPAVLLGTFVGFLLVGACAAVEAGVVATFGEGGVEAGLVLAVFSVGSLVGGLASGSIPMGRWATARRMAIVTVGLVITTISLNVWWVGGSLLIAGIGVAPVFAAISAMTTSSVKFSDTAEAFGWITTGQLIGAAAGSAVAGFLIDGVGPVGAYWTGAVFAAVGLAVAVVFHRGFPDLRHADPSPLPDTTTIPIQTV, from the coding sequence GTGGCCGGATACCGGGATCTGCTGCGCACCCCAGGGGTCGGGCGCATCATCGCCGCGCAGCTGACGGCGCGGTTCCCCTCGGGGATGACGAGTCTGGCGATCCTGTTGCACGTCGAGCACATCACCGGCTCGTACGGGGCTGCGGGTCTGGTGCTGGCCGCCGCCTCGATCGGTCAGGCGATCGCCGGCCCCATCACCAGCCGCTGGATGGGGCTGTGGGGAATGCGGCGCGTGCTGACGCTGACCACGGTCGTGTGCGCGGCATCCATCACCGGCATCGCACTGTTCGAGCTTCCGGTGCCCGCCTTCATGGTGCTCGGGATGCTGGCCGGGCTGTCGACGCCCCCGGTGCAGCCGGCGGTACGCACCATCTACCCGAAGATGGTGAATTCGCGGCAGCTGACGCCGCTGTTCTCGCTCGACGCCTCGCTGCAGGAGATCATCTGGATCCTCGCCCCGGTGGTGGTCACGTTCGTGTCCACCCAGATCAGCACCGTGGTGGGGTTGCTTGCCATCGTGGTGATCCTGCTGGGCGGGGCCGCCTGGTTCATTTCCTCGCCCGAACTCGGTCAAGTGCGCATTCCGCGCAGCAAGCGCCGGTTCGGCAAGGTCCTCAGCCGCCCGGCCGTGCTGCTGGGTACGTTCGTGGGGTTCCTGCTGGTGGGTGCGTGCGCGGCAGTGGAGGCCGGGGTCGTGGCGACCTTCGGCGAGGGCGGTGTCGAGGCGGGCCTGGTGCTGGCGGTGTTCTCGGTGGGAAGCCTGGTGGGCGGGCTGGCCTCGGGCAGCATTCCGATGGGGCGCTGGGCGACCGCTCGGCGCATGGCCATCGTCACGGTGGGCCTTGTCATCACGACGATCTCGCTGAACGTCTGGTGGGTCGGCGGTTCGCTGCTGATCGCCGGCATCGGCGTCGCGCCCGTGTTCGCGGCGATCTCGGCGATGACCACCTCGAGCGTGAAGTTCAGCGACACCGCCGAAGCGTTCGGCTGGATCACCACCGGGCAGCTCATCGGGGCTGCCGCCGGTTCTGCCGTCGCAGGCTTTCTCATCGACGGCGTGGGCCCGGTGGGCGCCTATTGGACCGGCGCGGTGTTCGCGGCCGTGGGCCTGGCCGTGGCCGTGGTCTTCCATCGGGGCTTCCCCGACCTGCGCCACGCCGATCCGAGCCCACTGCCCGACACCACGACGATTCCCATTCAGACGGTGTGA
- a CDS encoding pilus assembly protein CpaE, with amino-acid sequence MISTERARELRDIGLVWHPQSGDRFQLDEPEFEADVFTVSDMTIEARNFSTGGILAFNGTTEWALDSVAQEDALWLPSEEQLRELLRGTFRALRRLPDTYEVEVEIAGERRVYAHPEPSDAYALALLELLHRVTD; translated from the coding sequence ATGATCTCCACCGAACGCGCCCGCGAATTGCGCGATATCGGGCTGGTCTGGCATCCGCAGTCGGGCGACCGCTTTCAGCTTGACGAGCCCGAGTTCGAGGCCGACGTGTTCACCGTCAGCGACATGACGATCGAGGCACGGAACTTCTCGACCGGCGGCATCCTCGCCTTCAACGGCACGACCGAGTGGGCGCTCGACTCGGTCGCGCAGGAGGACGCGCTGTGGCTGCCCAGCGAAGAGCAGTTGCGCGAACTGCTGCGCGGCACCTTTCGTGCACTACGGCGCCTGCCCGACACCTATGAGGTCGAGGTCGAGATCGCGGGGGAGCGCCGGGTGTACGCGCACCCCGAGCCCTCCGACGCGTACGCTCTCGCCCTGCTCGAGTTGCTGCACCGCGTCACCGACTGA
- the hutI gene encoding imidazolonepropionase, which yields MTATLITNIGELTTNVEAAGDPCATLTDAAVLCEGSRVAWVGPADDPVVERARRGTTAVVDAAGRAVIPGFVDSHTHLVFAGDRADEFAARMAGQPYAAGGIRTTVTATRAASDDELRRRLIGLVAELHAQGTTTFEIKTGYGLTVHDEARLARLAAEVTPEVTFLGAHVVPAEYVDAREAYVELVCGAMLSACAPHARWIDVFCETGAFTADESRCVLEAGLARGLRPRVHGNQLGPGAGVQLAVALGAASVDHCTYLSDDDIAALAGSDTVATLLPGVEFSTRHPYPDARRLIDAGVRVALASDCNPGTSFTSSMPLMIALAVREMGMTVPEAVWAATAGGARALRRNDIGVITAGARADLVVLDAPSRTHLAYRPGVPLVHAVYKDGQRL from the coding sequence ATGACCGCGACGCTGATCACGAACATCGGCGAGTTGACGACGAACGTCGAGGCTGCTGGCGACCCGTGCGCCACGCTCACCGACGCAGCAGTGCTGTGTGAGGGCTCGCGCGTCGCCTGGGTGGGGCCGGCCGATGATCCGGTCGTCGAACGAGCGCGGCGCGGCACAACGGCGGTCGTGGATGCCGCGGGCCGGGCGGTCATCCCGGGCTTCGTCGACAGCCACACCCACCTCGTGTTCGCCGGCGACCGTGCCGACGAGTTCGCCGCGCGCATGGCGGGACAGCCGTATGCCGCCGGCGGCATACGCACGACGGTGACCGCCACGCGGGCGGCGAGCGACGACGAATTGCGGCGGCGCCTGATCGGCTTGGTTGCCGAACTGCACGCGCAGGGAACGACGACGTTCGAGATAAAGACCGGATACGGTCTGACCGTGCACGACGAAGCACGGCTGGCGCGGTTGGCGGCCGAGGTCACGCCCGAGGTCACGTTTCTGGGCGCTCATGTCGTGCCCGCCGAATACGTCGATGCGCGCGAGGCCTATGTCGAGCTCGTGTGCGGTGCGATGCTTTCGGCATGCGCGCCGCACGCGCGATGGATCGACGTGTTCTGCGAGACGGGTGCCTTCACGGCCGACGAGTCACGCTGCGTGCTCGAGGCAGGGCTCGCGCGCGGCCTGCGTCCGCGGGTGCACGGCAATCAGCTCGGCCCGGGCGCGGGTGTACAGCTCGCCGTGGCGCTGGGCGCGGCATCCGTCGACCACTGCACCTACCTGAGTGATGACGACATCGCCGCCCTGGCCGGCAGCGACACTGTCGCGACCCTGCTGCCGGGCGTCGAATTCTCGACGCGGCATCCCTACCCCGACGCCCGTCGGCTGATCGATGCGGGAGTGAGAGTGGCGCTGGCCAGCGACTGCAACCCCGGTACGAGCTTCACGAGTTCGATGCCGCTGATGATCGCGCTCGCGGTGCGCGAGATGGGGATGACGGTGCCTGAAGCCGTGTGGGCGGCCACCGCCGGCGGTGCGCGCGCGCTGCGGCGCAACGACATCGGTGTCATCACTGCCGGTGCCCGGGCCGATCTCGTGGTGCTGGATGCGCCCAGCCGCACGCATCTGGCCTACCGGCCGGGCGTGCCGCTCGTACATGCCGTCTACAAGGACGGTCAGCGGCTCTGA